In Oreochromis niloticus isolate F11D_XX linkage group LG5, O_niloticus_UMD_NMBU, whole genome shotgun sequence, a single window of DNA contains:
- the asb14a gene encoding ankyrin repeat and SOCS box protein 14 isoform X3 has translation MELDRFGIHDEDDEDDAATQYMIEQSLLESSKQKETHRNATTWDDRSSSESADISKIFTAIRQGNEKLLKDLCVRQKESFSLADSRGWTPLHEAASQSNQSILELMYKASGPDSVKCCTLRGQTPLFLAVEHGFIENASFLLKHGASPDIQDDNQDSPLFVAIRLDRLDLVKLLLLRGSNVHQEGCHGRRPLHEASRFGRMEMVKVLLEAGARPDPRSHYGLTPLALAAQDGHLEVVQILLKKGADVFSQAQDEASILYEASASGNPAVISLLLEYGADANVAKHTGHMPIHRVAHRGHLEALQLLLPVTSMRDINDSGMSPLHSAAAGGHTNCIKVLLNAGYDPNYMLHPWVRRSYDDERKSALFFAVSNNDMPSAKLLLEAGAMTNQDPVKCLQVALRMGNYELIDLLLRFGANVNYYARINTTHFPSALQYAFKDEVILRMLCNYGYNVERCFDCPYGNKPHIPEDYEGWSDSVIKDTMRSSAR, from the exons ATGGAGCTCGATCGGTTCGGCATTCAcgatgaggatgatgaagatgatgcagCCACTCAGTACATGATTGAACAGAGTCTGCTGGAGAGCAGCAAGCAGAAGGAGACGCACAGAAACGCCACAACGTGGGACGACAGGAG caGCTCAGAATCTGCAGACATCAGCAAGATCTTCACTGCTATTAGACAAG GTAATGAGAAGCTCCTGAAGGATCTGTGTGTCAGACAGAAAGAGAGCTTTTCACTGGCAGACAGCAGAGGCTGGACGCCTCTCCACGAAGCAGCATCTCAGAGCAACCAGAGCATCCTGGAGCTCATGTACAAAG CTTCTGGCCCAGACTCAGTGAAGTGTTGTACGCTACGAGGTCAGACTCCACTTTTCCTCGCAGTAGAACATGGTTTTATAGAAAATGCCTCCTTCCTCCTCAAACATGGAGCCAGCCCAGACATTCAGGATGACAACCAGGACTCGCCGCTATTTGTGG CTATCCGCTTAGACCGCCTGGACTTGGTGAAGCTGCTGCTCCTGCGTGGCTCCAACGTGCACCAGGAGGGTTGCCACGGTCGCCGGCCCCTCCACGAGGCCTCGCGGTTCGGCAGAATGGAGATGGTAAAGGTGCTGCTGGAGGCCGGAGCAAGGCCCGACCCCCGCAGCCACTATGGCCTCACGCCGCTGGCTCTAGCAGCTCAGGATGGTCACCTAGAGGTGGTGCAGATTCTGCTGAAGAAAG GTGCCGACGTCTTCTCTCAGGCGCAGGACGAGGCATCCATCTTGTACGAAGCATCAGCGTCTGGTAATCCAGCCGTCATCAGCCTCCTGCTGGAATATGGTGCCGATGCCAACGTTGCCAAACACACGGGACACATGCCAATCCACCGTGTCGCTCACCGAGGACACCTGGA AGCTCTGCAActgctgcttcctgtcaccTCTATGAGGGACATAAATGACAGCGGGATGAGTCCCCTTCACTCAGCTGCTGCGGGAGGACACACAAACTGCatcaag GTATTGCTGAACGCAGGATACGACCCCAACTACATGCTCCACCCCTGGGTTCGCCGCAGCTACGATGATGAGAGGAAGTCAGCTCTCTTCTTTGCCGTCTCTAATAATGATATGCCGTCAGCAAAATTGCTGCTGGAGGCCGGAGCCATGACCAACCAGGACCCGGTCAAATGTCTGCAG GTTGCACTGCGCATGGGCAACTATGAGTTGATCGACCTGCTGCTGCGGTTTGGAGCCAACGTCAACTATTACGCCAGGATAAACACGACTCACTTCCCATCAGCACTGCAGTACGCTTTCAAAGACGAG GTGATTCTCAGGATGCTGTGTAACTATGGTTACAATGTGGAGCGCTGCTTTGACTGTCCCTATGGAAACAAACCCCACATCCCTGAAGACTATGAGGGATGGAGCGACAGCGTGATCAAAGACACTATG CGCAGTTCTGCGAGGTGA
- the rps23 gene encoding small ribosomal subunit protein uS12 — protein sequence MGKCRGLRTARKLRNHRREQKWHDKQYKKAHLGTALKANPFGGASHAKGIVLEKVGVEAKQPNSAIRKCVRVQLIKNGKKITAFVPNDGCLNFIEENDEVLVAGFGRKGHAVGDIPGVRFKVVKVANVSLLALYKGKKERPRS from the exons ATGG GAAAGTGTCGTGGTCTGCGTACTGCCAGAAAGCTCCGCAATCACCGGCGTGAGCAGAAATGGCACGACAAACAGTACAAGAAGGCCCACCTGGGCACTGCCCTGAAGGCTAACCCCTTCGGAGGAGCCTCTCACGCCAAGGGGATCGTACTTGAGAAAGT TGGTGTGGAGGCCAAGCAGCCCAACTCTGCCATTAGGAAGTGTGTGAGAGTTCAGCTCATCAAGAACGGCAAGAAGATCACCGCCTTCGTCCCCAATGACGGTTGCCTCAACTTCATCGAG GAGAACGACGAGGTTCTGGTGGCAGGTTTCGGACGTAAGGGTCACGCCGTCGGTGACATTCCCGGAGTTCGTTTCAAGGTGGTCAAAGTGGCCAACGTGTCTCTGCTGGCACTCTACAAAGGCAAGAAGGAGAGACCAAGATCATAA
- the atp6ap1la gene encoding ATPase H+ transporting accessory protein 1 like a, which translates to MASPGKHCCILLLFLHLQASACLHRQPADSAAVSLEYDIGSNKRVKAEQYLIPAERGFGQLQSSDASRRKLLQTPGAAVPLPPLKVLSDGQPCLLFQARKLSLRYDKQKHLDLTERAFSPQKPVDTSQSVCRKDKATLVMRFGDVEDLKGLSIRLQLSNSFYESSGQWWFSVDSVSLLYNISEEAVFNASEVYAPASSSYRCIHVSSLERYSALLLPGTDQARRWSITFTDFQIQAFSVTSGKFSPASDCTTFLTPAILMGLVTSLILLLVLAYALHMLIHLKHIEHDEEHKADVYFPKSPEHLEQYCVENLTEKNVM; encoded by the exons ATGGCTTCACCAGGGAAACATTGctgcatcctcctcctcttcctccatctgcAGGCGTCTGCCTGCCTCCACCGACAACCTGCAGACAG TGCTGCTGTTTCTCTGGAATACG ACATCGGGAGCAATAAAAGGGTGAAGGCAGAGCAATATTTGATACCTGCAGAGAGAGGATTTGGACAACTGCAG TCTTCAGATGCATCACGCAGGAAATTACTTCAGACACCAGGAGCTGCAgttcccctccctcctctaaAG GTGTTGTCCGATGGGCAGCCCTGCCTCTTGTTCCAGGCCAGGAAACTGTCTCTCCGCTATGACAAGCAGAAACACCTGGACCTCACAGAGCGAGCCTTTTCTCCTCAGAAACCTGTCGACACCAGTCAGTCTGTCTGTCGCAAGGACAAAGCCAC GCTGGTCATGAGGTTTGGAGATGTGGAGGATTTGAAAGGCCTTTCCATCAG actgcagcTGTCCAACAGCTTTTATGAGTCTTCGGGGCAGTGGTGGTTCTCGGTGGACAGCGTCTCGCTGCTCTACAACATTTCTGAAGAGGCTGTGTTCAATGCCAGCGAGGTGTacgctccagcttcctcctccTACCGCTGCATCCACGTCAGCAGCCTGGAGCGATACAGTGCCCTGCTGCTACCTGGCACTGACCAAGCCCGCCGCTGGTCCATCACCTTTACAGACTTCCAG ATTCAGGCCTTCAGCGTCACCTCGGGAAAGTTTTCTCCTGCAAGCGACTGTACCACCTTCTTGACGCCAGCCATCCTGATGGGCCTCGTCACCTCCCTCATCCTGCTGCTGGTGCTGGCCTATGCCCTGCACATGCTCATCCACTTGAAACACATTGAGCATGACGAGGAGCACAAAGCCGACGTCTACTTCCCAAAAAGCCCTGAACACTTGGAACAGTACTGCGTGGAAAACCTCACTGAGAAAAATGTTATGTAG
- the pde12 gene encoding 2',5'-phosphodiesterase 12 isoform X1 — MLNHLSTALTLFTRRLPASSPRTFSGALRRLCRMEAAVVRCLPGEPKLTISFCLQGSHKHMLRDQDEPLGKVLARISNGIAKNQSKAKKSKKNRGQEQPDEAAEPTVVKLFYDGEEVPETVLNAEAWQDGSVLQVGDVKYSVQRNAPTFTTAELPVSLLAGFPVCPKLEVEFGNVQDCEFTWFRENCPHTRSEAPGETSDQDSGWTQVGCERVYIPSNQDISFRLKLSCTPKDGSRSGPAKELVSVGAVEAGPGVCLFDNRHAFTAKVTDWPTVRVVSYNILADIYAQTDLSKTVLYPYCAPYALQLDYRQNLIKKELAGYNSDIICLQEVDKGVYVDSLTPALDAFGLNGVFKVKEKQHEGLATFYRRSKFRLLSSHDIMLSEALSSDPMHAELLEKVSANGALKNKILQRSTSLQVTFLEDLNKPGRKVCVANTHLYWHPKGGNVRLVQMGVALKHLSHVISEVAPGAPLVFCGDFNSTPHAGVFQLLSEAVVPPQHADWSSSGPEESCSMELLSDIPPLLSACGLPAYTNYVRGFQGCLDYIFIQPDCMQVEQVIPLPSLEEVTTYEALPSVAHPSDHIALVCDLRWNP, encoded by the exons ATGTTGAACCACCTCTCCACTGCTCTAACGCTCTTCACCCGCCGACTCCCCGCTTCCTCCCCGCGGACTTTCTCCGGAGCCCTCCGCCGCCTCTGCAGGATGGAAGCGGCCGTGGTGAGGTGCCTCCCCGGGGAGCCCAAGCTGACCATCTCCTTCTGTCTGCAGGGCAGCCACAAGCACATGCTCCGGGACCAGGACGAGCCGCTGGGTAAGGTCCTGGCCCGCATCTCCAACGGGATAGCCAAGAACCAATCAAAAGCAAAGAAGTCCAAGAAGAACCGGGGTCAGGAGCAGCCGGATGAAGCTGCGGAGCCCACCGTGGTGAAGCTGTTCTACGACGGGGAAGAGGTGCCGGAGACGGTGCTGAACGCGGAGGCTTGGCAGGACGGCTCCGTGCTGCAGGTGGGAGATGTTAAATATTCAGTGCAGAGGAACGCGCCCACCTTCACCACCGCGGAGCTACCGGTGTCCTTGTTGGCCGGCTTCCCCGTCTGCCCTAAACTGGAGGTGGAGTTTGGGAACGTCCAGGACTGCGAGTTCACCTGGTTCAGAGAAAACTGCCCACACACGAG GTCTGAAGCTCCTGGCGAAACTTCAGATCAGGACAGTGGTTGGACTCAGGTTGGATGTGAGAGAGTTTACATCCCATCCAATCAGGACATCAGCTTCAGGCTCAAACTGAGCTGCACGCCCAAAGATGGAAGTCGCAGTGGCCCGGCCAAGGAGCTGGTTTCTGTGGGAGCTGtggaggctggaccaggtgtGTGCTTGTTTGACAACCGTCATGCTTTCACAGCCAAAGTCACGGACTGGCCGACTGTGAGAGTGGTGTCGTATAACATCCTCGCTGACATCTACGCCCAAACGGACCTTTCCAAGACGGTGCTGTACCCGTACTGCGCCCCCTACGCCCTGCAGCTGGACTACAGACAGAACCTGATCAAAAAGGAGCTTGCCGGGTACAACAGCGACATTATCTGTCTGCAGGAGGTGGATAAAG GAGTGTATGTGGACAGTCTGACTCCAGCACTGGATGCCTTTGGTCTGAACGGTGTTTTCAAGGTCAAAGAGAAGCAGCATGAAGGACTTGCCACCTTCTACCGCAG GTCAAAGTTTCGACTCTTGAGCAGTCACGACATCATGCTGAGTGAGGCGTTGTCCTCTGACCCCATGCACGCTGAGCTTCTGGAGAAGGTTTCTGCTAACGGTGCCCTGAAGAATAAGATCCTGCAGAGGTCCACCTCGCTGCAG GTCACTTTCCTCGAGGACCTGAATAAACCCGGCAGGAAGGTCTGTGTGGCCAACACTCACCTGTACTGGCACCCGAAAG GGGGGAATGTTCGCTTAGTCCAGATGGGCGTGGCTTTGAAACACCTGAGTCATGTGATCAGCGAGGTCGCACCTGGAGCCCCGTTGGTCTTTTGTGGAGACTTTAACTCCACCCCACATGCAG GTGTGTTTCAGCTGCTCAGTGAGGCTGTGGTTCCTCCgcagcatgcagactggagcagctcGGGGCCGGAGGAGTCCTGCAGCATGGAGCTGCTCTCTGACATCCCCCCTCTGCTGAGCGCCTGCGGATTGCCGGCTTACACCAACTATGTGAGAGGGTTTCAAGGCTGCCTGGATTACATCTTCATACAGCCGGACTGCATGCAG GTGGAGCAGGTGATCCCCCTGCCCAGTCTCGAGGAGGTCACCACCTACGAGGCTCTGCCCAGCGTGGCTCACCCCTCCGACCACATCGCTCTGGTTTGTGACCTCCGGTGGAacccctga
- the pde12 gene encoding 2',5'-phosphodiesterase 12 isoform X2, with amino-acid sequence MLRDQDEPLGKVLARISNGIAKNQSKAKKSKKNRGQEQPDEAAEPTVVKLFYDGEEVPETVLNAEAWQDGSVLQVGDVKYSVQRNAPTFTTAELPVSLLAGFPVCPKLEVEFGNVQDCEFTWFRENCPHTRSEAPGETSDQDSGWTQVGCERVYIPSNQDISFRLKLSCTPKDGSRSGPAKELVSVGAVEAGPGVCLFDNRHAFTAKVTDWPTVRVVSYNILADIYAQTDLSKTVLYPYCAPYALQLDYRQNLIKKELAGYNSDIICLQEVDKGVYVDSLTPALDAFGLNGVFKVKEKQHEGLATFYRRSKFRLLSSHDIMLSEALSSDPMHAELLEKVSANGALKNKILQRSTSLQVTFLEDLNKPGRKVCVANTHLYWHPKGGNVRLVQMGVALKHLSHVISEVAPGAPLVFCGDFNSTPHAGVFQLLSEAVVPPQHADWSSSGPEESCSMELLSDIPPLLSACGLPAYTNYVRGFQGCLDYIFIQPDCMQVEQVIPLPSLEEVTTYEALPSVAHPSDHIALVCDLRWNP; translated from the exons ATGCTCCGGGACCAGGACGAGCCGCTGGGTAAGGTCCTGGCCCGCATCTCCAACGGGATAGCCAAGAACCAATCAAAAGCAAAGAAGTCCAAGAAGAACCGGGGTCAGGAGCAGCCGGATGAAGCTGCGGAGCCCACCGTGGTGAAGCTGTTCTACGACGGGGAAGAGGTGCCGGAGACGGTGCTGAACGCGGAGGCTTGGCAGGACGGCTCCGTGCTGCAGGTGGGAGATGTTAAATATTCAGTGCAGAGGAACGCGCCCACCTTCACCACCGCGGAGCTACCGGTGTCCTTGTTGGCCGGCTTCCCCGTCTGCCCTAAACTGGAGGTGGAGTTTGGGAACGTCCAGGACTGCGAGTTCACCTGGTTCAGAGAAAACTGCCCACACACGAG GTCTGAAGCTCCTGGCGAAACTTCAGATCAGGACAGTGGTTGGACTCAGGTTGGATGTGAGAGAGTTTACATCCCATCCAATCAGGACATCAGCTTCAGGCTCAAACTGAGCTGCACGCCCAAAGATGGAAGTCGCAGTGGCCCGGCCAAGGAGCTGGTTTCTGTGGGAGCTGtggaggctggaccaggtgtGTGCTTGTTTGACAACCGTCATGCTTTCACAGCCAAAGTCACGGACTGGCCGACTGTGAGAGTGGTGTCGTATAACATCCTCGCTGACATCTACGCCCAAACGGACCTTTCCAAGACGGTGCTGTACCCGTACTGCGCCCCCTACGCCCTGCAGCTGGACTACAGACAGAACCTGATCAAAAAGGAGCTTGCCGGGTACAACAGCGACATTATCTGTCTGCAGGAGGTGGATAAAG GAGTGTATGTGGACAGTCTGACTCCAGCACTGGATGCCTTTGGTCTGAACGGTGTTTTCAAGGTCAAAGAGAAGCAGCATGAAGGACTTGCCACCTTCTACCGCAG GTCAAAGTTTCGACTCTTGAGCAGTCACGACATCATGCTGAGTGAGGCGTTGTCCTCTGACCCCATGCACGCTGAGCTTCTGGAGAAGGTTTCTGCTAACGGTGCCCTGAAGAATAAGATCCTGCAGAGGTCCACCTCGCTGCAG GTCACTTTCCTCGAGGACCTGAATAAACCCGGCAGGAAGGTCTGTGTGGCCAACACTCACCTGTACTGGCACCCGAAAG GGGGGAATGTTCGCTTAGTCCAGATGGGCGTGGCTTTGAAACACCTGAGTCATGTGATCAGCGAGGTCGCACCTGGAGCCCCGTTGGTCTTTTGTGGAGACTTTAACTCCACCCCACATGCAG GTGTGTTTCAGCTGCTCAGTGAGGCTGTGGTTCCTCCgcagcatgcagactggagcagctcGGGGCCGGAGGAGTCCTGCAGCATGGAGCTGCTCTCTGACATCCCCCCTCTGCTGAGCGCCTGCGGATTGCCGGCTTACACCAACTATGTGAGAGGGTTTCAAGGCTGCCTGGATTACATCTTCATACAGCCGGACTGCATGCAG GTGGAGCAGGTGATCCCCCTGCCCAGTCTCGAGGAGGTCACCACCTACGAGGCTCTGCCCAGCGTGGCTCACCCCTCCGACCACATCGCTCTGGTTTGTGACCTCCGGTGGAacccctga
- the LOC109202259 gene encoding lymphocyte antigen 75, whose protein sequence is MSKLLAKRMRSASSASESPQSSIMTVKILLGVFCLSGWLIFSRCRQYHFVNESLDWGAAVWYCRKNYVGLANFENATEMKQFNKTVSSAGYNSEVWIGAYLSFYWSDVSQINDDYWKWENQTKNEPFSVYYLCTKALVNASYWSWDHYINCSLEYPFICYNGTYQSPEFVFVNKSMDWFRALRYCRENFTDLAGSSLSVSNAQRLVSYGNEIWIGYIIHPQIFWIDGRDSSFRYWDESGKIFGISNPLCGVADMQRSGKWRLLPYNTPRPFVCYDNLPAPQPETTEAPKNEIVYRKVIKIRLKLKDSSVDLNDTAAKATHLKELQDRLKEKGVNGVTVQWREQPDGAVFHKDRESTQRRKLSCEF, encoded by the exons ATGTCGAAGCTCCTAGCCAAGAGAATGCGATCTGCTTCTTCTGCGAGTGAAAG tccacagagcagCATCATGACTGTGAAGATCCTGCTGGGTGTCTTCTGTCTCTCAG GGTGGCTCATCTTCTCCAGGTGCCGTCAGTACCACTTTGTTAATGAGTCTTTAGATTGGGGTGCGGCTGTGTGGTACTGTAGAAAGAACTACGTAGGTCTGGCCAACTTCGAAAACGCTACAGAAATGAAACAATTTAACAAAACAGTTTCATCTGCTGGTTACAACTCTGAGGTCTGGATTGGTGCTTACCTATCGTTTTATTGGAGTGATGTATCTCAGATCAATGATGATTACTGGAAATGGGAAAACCAAACTAAAAATGAACCCTTCTCAGTTTACTATTTGTGTACAAAAGCTTTAGTGAATGCATCGTACTGGTCTTGGGATCACTATATCAACTGCTCATTGGAATACCCATTCATCTGTTACAATG GAACTTACCAGAGTcctgaatttgtttttgtgaataAAAGCATGGACTGGTTCAGAGCTTTGAGGTACTGCAGGGAGAACTTCACAGACCTGGCTGGAAGTTCGCTTTCCGTCAGTAATGCACAGAGGCTGGTGTCGTATGGGAATGAAATATGGATAGGCTACATTATTCATCCTCAAATTTTCTGGATCGACGGCAGAGACTCCTCATTCAGATACTGGGATGAATCAGGAAAAATATTTGGCATTTCAAATCCCCTGTGTGGTGTTGCAGATATGCAGAGATCAGGAAAATGGAGGTTACTGCCCTATAATACACCACGACCATTTGTCTGCTATGACAACCTGCCAGCTCCTCAACCTGAAACCACAGAAGCTCCCAAAAACGAAATTGTTTACAGAAAAG TAATAAAAATCAGGTTGAAGCTGAAGGACTCCTCTGTGGATCTGAATGACACAGCTGCCAAAGCAACACACCTGAAAGAG CTGCAGGACAGACTGAAGGAGAAAGGAGTGAATGGAGTCACTGTGCAGTGGAGAGAGCAGCCTGATGGAGCCGTCTTCCATAAAGACAGGGAAAGTACTCAAAGAAGAAAACTGAGCTGTGAATTTTAA